The nucleotide window CTGCTGGGATTATTTTGGGGTCAGGCCCTCTGGTAAGCAAGGTTTTTCCTCAGTTTCCATTTAAATTCCCCACTCTCAGTTGGTGTTCCTGTTTAGCATAGACAAAAAGTTACATCAAAAGTGTTTAAGAATAAGGAACCATTGAGTTTACCAGGAACCAGGTGAACTCTATAGTTCCCAAGAAGTTGCCATTCTATAATATTAGTTTCAATGATTCCAATTGTgtcatttgtttgtgtatgcaaaTTAGAACCTCATTTTAGTGTTCATTGTGGGTGCCATTAACTTTAACTGCCACCGAGGGTCCATTCTGGTAACACAACTGCACTGAACAAAGTCTATAACATACAACATAGACACAAAGGCTCAACAAATTGCACGGGGGTTGTTATGTGGTTATGTTATCGCTATTACATAAGCTGATAAAAGCTGGCAGGAGAGGAAACAAAAAGAATAAATAGCAGCACTATAGTACTTACTATGTAAGACTgggacgatgtgtgtgtgttactacaTGATAACAGGACTCATGATTATAAGATACATGATTATGTTGGCCCTTGGGATGGGACTACTGATGGCAATAGTCCTGGATGGTGAAATCGTACTATTCAACAGaccagtgtgcgaaatacccgtcaatgttcgggggggggggaggggtccccAGCCCCCGATTGTTGCGCACACGGATCTTCATTTGGTCATTGTTGAGTGGAAATTACCCAAAGGAAATTTAATATACCTCGACTTTGTTATTACAGTCACATCCATTGGATTATTCCTTGATTATCAGACCATTCTGTGttcaaaccaaccaaccaaagTATTGGAAAGAAAATACTCTTTTTGGGGAAATTGCAACATGTAATTATAAAATGGCATGTGGACCAACATTGTTCcccttattccccccccccccccaagagacACCTACCGATGAAGATAAGTAGAATGCCCACAACGATCTGCAGGATGAGCGAGATGCTCAGCAGTATAATGAGAGGTGTGTAGAAGGTGAAGGCAGGGCCTTGTGTCAGCACGGCCTTCATCTGGGAGGCGTTGGCCATTAACAGAGCCACGTCCAGCATGCTTTCCACCGCACTCTTCTTGTTGGCGTAGGTGTTCATGTTTATGGGCCGCCGCGCGTATCGCCAGCCCCGCGATGGGTCCTGAGCAAAAGGACACAAATCAAGCAGAGGTGAGCGATGACGATTCAGGTCACTCAGAGGGAACATGAATTCGTCATCGGTTTTAGGAATGGAGGAATaacctatttttaattgtagATCTCTAATTACATGATTCActgatgatcaaatgttcaTTCCATCGTCTGAGTTTCTTCCACTAGCAATTCATCAAACTTTTTTGTGCAAAAATGTTTCACTTTTTGTTGCACTTCTGTAATCTTTAAAGTTGATTTTTTGACCTTATGGTCAGGTCATGCTATATTAACAAGTGGTTAACAATGACAACCAAACTTTCCAAAGAGGAACAGGGAATACCACTTACAAAACACTTAACTGCAAGGTTGGCAGTTTGTTTTGTTCTGACCGAGGTCAGCCACAGACCCCGATGGACGAAACAGGAAACCGGATACAAGACATGTATGTTCCTGTATGCGTGTTCCTCAATCTTTGGATTGAGGCATAGAAAGGGAAACTGAACCGCTAATCATTTCCACAAGAACACAACTTTTATTGTTGTTAAATATTAAGCTTTTTTCTTACTTTTCTTCAGCATTGTGAGAAGTGAGATCAGACAGATCGGTTTTAACAATGACTTAACCAGAGTTTCTCAAGGTTCCCTTTTAGGACCCATCCTATTTTCTTTCTCAGCGCTTCTTTTTGAGCGAATCATAAGGAAACACAAAGACTCTTTTCATCGCCATGGGGTCAGCCCACTCCAGCCAGAAACCATAACAGCACCCCATATTCGGGAGACTCGGTTTGGGTTTGGCATTCGGCAATGATGTCAACCATGACGTGATATTTCCAAAAGCTGAGACTAATGACTCAACCTACATTAagcaataaatgaaaatatattAAGTCTCTGTCGGACTCTGCATTAACCCACTTCTTCTAACCTAACCTACTTCAAGCCCCTCAACATCAGGAGGATATGTCCGTTCCTCAGCTCGAAGGCCATGCTCTTTTTCGT belongs to Gadus morhua chromosome 13, gadMor3.0, whole genome shotgun sequence and includes:
- the LOC115556703 gene encoding ninjurin-1 isoform X1 — protein: MASEPLEMNGVADGETEDPSRGWRYARRPINMNTYANKKSAVESMLDVALLMANASQMKAVLTQGPAFTFYTPLIILLSISLILQIVVGILLIFIVKWNLNDTTMHYKLNILENVSTALVFLIVVVNVFVTAFGVHGPVTKE
- the LOC115556703 gene encoding ninjurin-1 isoform X2: MNTYANKKSAVESMLDVALLMANASQMKAVLTQGPAFTFYTPLIILLSISLILQIVVGILLIFIVKWNLNDTTMHYKLNILENVSTALVFLIVVVNVFVTAFGVHGPVTKE